From the Leifsonia sp. AG29 genome, one window contains:
- a CDS encoding DNA topoisomerase IB: MTRLRRSNPSGPGYHRRMTDKGPVYEDEAGNRIVDEGELERIRSLVLPPAWEDVWISPDARGHIQAVGTDAAGRRQYRYHDSWRLHQDRVKFERAAQLAETLTSARRKVTLDLREEGFGRDRILAAAFRIIDLGSVRIGSEEYLHANGSRGLTTLLCRHARIEDDDITLTFPAKSAQRWTSTITDADLAELLRQIQALRGQRSRLLSWKDGTWHTIRPASLNEYIRRQTRGEFTAKDFRTLHGTIVAARALAELGVAGSDAQRKKRISAAVNEAAAALGNTPAIARNSYIDPRIFDRYRNGEVIDVSGGRVPEPALLELLSSGSQHRPERAEAA; the protein is encoded by the coding sequence GTGACGCGGCTGCGCAGGAGCAACCCCTCCGGTCCCGGCTACCACCGCCGCATGACCGACAAGGGGCCGGTCTACGAGGACGAGGCGGGCAACCGGATCGTCGACGAGGGCGAGCTGGAGCGGATCCGCTCGCTGGTCCTCCCTCCGGCGTGGGAGGACGTGTGGATCTCGCCGGACGCCCGCGGGCACATCCAAGCGGTCGGCACGGATGCCGCCGGGAGGCGACAGTACCGCTATCACGATTCGTGGCGCCTCCACCAGGACCGCGTGAAGTTCGAGCGCGCCGCTCAGCTCGCCGAGACGCTGACCTCCGCCCGGCGCAAGGTGACGCTCGACCTGCGCGAGGAGGGGTTCGGACGCGACCGGATCCTGGCTGCAGCCTTCCGCATCATCGACCTCGGCAGCGTGCGCATCGGGAGCGAGGAGTACCTCCATGCCAACGGCAGCCGAGGGCTCACGACCCTGCTCTGCCGCCACGCGCGCATCGAGGACGACGACATCACGCTGACCTTTCCAGCGAAATCGGCCCAGCGCTGGACGAGCACGATCACCGACGCCGACCTGGCCGAGCTGCTGCGTCAGATCCAGGCGCTCCGCGGCCAGCGGTCCCGGCTGCTCTCCTGGAAGGACGGCACCTGGCACACCATCCGGCCGGCGTCGCTCAACGAGTACATCCGGCGGCAGACTCGCGGCGAGTTCACCGCGAAGGACTTCCGCACCCTCCACGGCACGATCGTCGCGGCGCGCGCCCTCGCCGAGCTGGGTGTGGCGGGGTCCGACGCGCAGCGCAAGAAGCGCATCAGCGCGGCCGTCAACGAGGCGGCCGCGGCTCTGGGGAACACGCCGGCCATCGCGCGGAACAGCTATATCGATCCGCGCATCTTCGACCGCTACCGCAACGGCGAGGTCATCGACGTCAGCGGCGGGCGCGTGCCGGAGCCCGCGCTCCTCGAGCTGCTGTCGTCCGGCTCCCAGCACCGGCCGGAGCGGGCAGAAGCCGCCTGA